The genomic window GCGGACCTGGAACAGCAAATCGCGGCGACTCCCAAGACCAAGTTCCGCATCGGCTCGATCACCAAACAGTTCACCGCCGCGGCGATTCTGCGTTTGGCGGCTGAGAAAAAATTGTCGCTCGACGATACGCTCGATGCCCATCTGCCCGACTATCCTCGCGGCGACGACATCACCATCCACCAATTGTTAAACCACACCTCGGGCATCCCCAGCTTCACCGAACTGCCCGGGTTCTGGGAGAAGGTCACCGAACCGACCACCGAAGCCGAAGTCATCGCTTCCTTTCGCGATCAGCCGCTGTCCTTCGAGCCCGGCAGCAAATACCACTACAACAATTCGGGCTATTTTTTGCTCGGACACATCGTTGGCAAAGTCTCCGGAAAACCATTTGGCGAGTATCTGCAGGAAACGTTCTTTGGGCCGCTGGGCATGAAGGATACCGGCATGCACTCGCCCGACCTGAATCTGCAGCACGAAGCCCTCGGCTACTCGCTGGAAGACGACGCGTTTAAACCGGCGTTGAACTGGCACATGTCCCAGGTCGATGGCGCGGGCGCGTTGTATTCAACCGTCGATGATCTGATGCTCTGGAACGAAGCACTGTTCAACGGCAAAGTCCTGCCGCCGGAACAGCTGAAAGCCGCCTTCACGCCTTATCAAAACGGCTACGGTTACGGCTTGCTGATCGGAGAGCATCGCGGCTTGCGGACGATTGGCCACGACGGCGGGCTTAATGGATTCGTCAGCAGCCTGGTTCGCTATCCGGACCAACAGCTGACGATCGTGGCCCTGCACAACGCGTTTCCGTCCGTCCCCGAAATGACGCCGACCGTGGTCAGCCGCGTGGTCGGCGAATTGTTTTTGGACGGCGAAATGGCGCCGCGTGAGGTCCACGAAGTCGACACCAACGTCACGCCCGAAACCCTGGCTCGCTACGTTGGCCGCTACGACTACGGCGCCGCGGTGCTGGTCGTGACCTTGGAAGACGGACAGCTGTTCGCGCAACTGACCGGACAGGGCAAAGCGGAAATCTTTCCCAAGAGCGAAACCGAGTTATTTTGGAAAATCGTCGATGCCTCGGTGGAATTTCAAGTGGATGCCGAAGGTCGCTGCACCGCCGCCAAACATACGCAGAACGGTCAAACCTTTACTGCCAAACGGTTGCCCGATCACGCGACCGTGCAGCTGCCCGTTGAGACCCTTGATCGTTACGTCGGAACATACGACTATGGGGCCGCCAAAATGATCATTCGCCGCGATGGCGAACGTTTGCTGGCCAAACTGGGCAACCAACCCGAGTTCCCGATCCTGCCGGAAAACGAAACCACGTTCCACTGGCAAGTCGTGGAAGCCAGCATCCAATTCACCGTCGACGACGAAGGAACCGTCAGCGGGGCGATGCATACCCAGGGGGGCCGGCAATTTCCCGTCAATAAAATTCCCGCTGCCCCAGTCAAGGAAGAGGAAGCACCTTAGCATGGCCAAGAAGAAGCCCAAGTTTTACGTCGTCTGGCAGGGCCGGACGCCCGGCGTGTACACCAGCTGGGACGCCTGCCAGCGGCAAATCAGCGGATACTCCGACGCCAAATACAAATCCTTCCCTTCCCGGGCCGCTGCCGAAACCGCGTTTGGGCAAGACGCCAACCAGCACTGGGGCCAAGGCGGCACCAGCCGCAAGAAGTCGCCCACGCCGGTGCGGGACCGCGACGAACTGGCCGGCCTGGGCGTCGACATGACGGCCTGGTGTGTCGATGCCGCCTGCAAGGGCAACCCCGGCGAACTGGAATACCAAGGCGTCGAATTATCCTCGGGCATCAACCTGTTCCACCAGGGCCCCTACCCCGAGGGCACGGTCAACATCGGTGAATTCCTGGCGATCGTGCACGCTCTGGCCCTGCTCGAGCACGGCAACCTGCCCGACACGCCGATCTATTCCGACTCGCGGATCGGCATCAGCTGGACCAAACAGGGCAAGTGCAAAACCAAATTGCCGCAAACGACCAACAACCAGCGGCTGTTCCGGTTAATCGCCCGCGCCGAAAAATGGTTGGCCGAACACAATTGGAAAAACCCGATTCTCAAATGGGAAACCAAACACTGGGGCGAAATCCCCGCCGACTTCGGCCGCAAATAGCGCGGACGCTCGGGCCCGTAACTCCCCACGCCTCCCCGTAGCTACGCTCGCCAGAGCGTGGGAACCATCCTCCATCCCCGTAGCCGAACTAGCCAGAGTTTGGACTCCCGTGCCTGATCTACGAAGCTTGGCCCCCGTAGCTACGCTCGCCAGAGCGTGGTCCCCCGCGCCGCCCCACGCTCTGGCGAGCGTAGCTACGTGTTTTGCTGCCTAAATCCAAACTCTGTCGAGTTCGGCTACAATGGTTGCTTCTCTGCTGCGATGCTGCTCCTCATTTCGGAGACGTTGACATGGCGACCGCGACAGCAAACCGACCCGTCCAACGCATCGTGATCCTGGGCGGCGGGTTTGCCGGCGTGCACACCGCGCGTTGCCTGGAACGTCGCTTAAAACATCAGCCGGATGTGGAACTGGTATTGGTCAACCAGGAAAACTATCTGGTCTTCCAGCCGCTGTTGGCCGAAGTGGTTTCGGGAAACATCGGCCTGTTGGACACGGTCAATCCGATCCGCCGAATGTTAAAACGCACACGGCTTTACGTGCGAGAAATCGACGGCATCAACTTGGACGAACAAACCGTCACGCTCACGCCCGGCTTCCGTCCCCGGCCCGACGTGCTGCATTACGACCATCTGGTGCTGGCCCTTGGCAACGTAACCGATTTCCGTGGCATTCCCGGCTTGCCCGAACACGCCCTACCCTTCAAAACCCTGGCCGATGCAGTATGCCTGCGGAATCATCTGTTGCATGCTTTGGAAGAAGCCAGCATCGAGACCGATCCGGACGTGCGTGCCAGCTTGCTGACGTTTGTGATCGCCGGTGGTGGCTTTTCTGGCGTCGAAGTAGCGGCGGAGATGAATGACTTCCTGCGGCGGATCGCCGGCGAGTACCGGCAAATCGATCCGGCAGCGATCCGTGTGATCCTGGTTCATACCGGTGACCAAGTGTTGCACCGCGAGCTGGGAGCCGAGTTGAGCAAGTACGCGACCAACGTGCTCCGCAAGCGAGGCGTGGAGTTGATTCTGGGACATCGCTTAACGGCCGCCAGTCGAGATGCGGCGATCCTGGACGACGGCCGGCGCATCCTCACTCGCACTCTGGTGTCCACCGTTCCCTCGTCTCCCAATCCGTTGATCGACGCTTTGCAGGTTCCCAAGCAGCGAGGGCGTCCGCTGGTGGATCGCTATTTATCGTTGAACGGCCACGCCCACGTCTGGGCGTTGGGCGATTGTGCTCTGGTGCCGATGGCTGGAGAGGGTGAATTCTGTCCGCCCACGGCGCAACACGCGATCCGCCAGGCCACTACGGTGGCGCAGAACATCGCCGCCAAGCTGAAGGGCGAACCGCTGAGCGAATTTAGTTTTCAGG from Roseimaritima ulvae includes these protein-coding regions:
- a CDS encoding FAD-dependent oxidoreductase, translating into MATATANRPVQRIVILGGGFAGVHTARCLERRLKHQPDVELVLVNQENYLVFQPLLAEVVSGNIGLLDTVNPIRRMLKRTRLYVREIDGINLDEQTVTLTPGFRPRPDVLHYDHLVLALGNVTDFRGIPGLPEHALPFKTLADAVCLRNHLLHALEEASIETDPDVRASLLTFVIAGGGFSGVEVAAEMNDFLRRIAGEYRQIDPAAIRVILVHTGDQVLHRELGAELSKYATNVLRKRGVELILGHRLTAASRDAAILDDGRRILTRTLVSTVPSSPNPLIDALQVPKQRGRPLVDRYLSLNGHAHVWALGDCALVPMAGEGEFCPPTAQHAIRQATTVAQNIAAKLKGEPLSEFSFQGLGKMGSLGHRCAVAELFNRFRFSGFVAWLMWRTVYWWKLPGAARKARVGIAWFLDLIMPPDTVELKIHPAGGVAQAHFEAGEIIFRQGDLGDALYIILNGEVDVIIESEDTSHVVAVLTAGDYFGELALLNDHHRSATIQCKTPVDVLTMHRADFAALTTNLPELKKSFQHPDRENASPLPH
- a CDS encoding ribonuclease H1 domain-containing protein, which encodes MAKKKPKFYVVWQGRTPGVYTSWDACQRQISGYSDAKYKSFPSRAAAETAFGQDANQHWGQGGTSRKKSPTPVRDRDELAGLGVDMTAWCVDAACKGNPGELEYQGVELSSGINLFHQGPYPEGTVNIGEFLAIVHALALLEHGNLPDTPIYSDSRIGISWTKQGKCKTKLPQTTNNQRLFRLIARAEKWLAEHNWKNPILKWETKHWGEIPADFGRK
- a CDS encoding serine hydrolase, whose translation is MTPNRFFRVGRTSWTLLALLLGAGWAAAQAPAPPDHSGVADELARRLDQVDASQTPALALLVARDGQVLFRRAIGLADLEQQIAATPKTKFRIGSITKQFTAAAILRLAAEKKLSLDDTLDAHLPDYPRGDDITIHQLLNHTSGIPSFTELPGFWEKVTEPTTEAEVIASFRDQPLSFEPGSKYHYNNSGYFLLGHIVGKVSGKPFGEYLQETFFGPLGMKDTGMHSPDLNLQHEALGYSLEDDAFKPALNWHMSQVDGAGALYSTVDDLMLWNEALFNGKVLPPEQLKAAFTPYQNGYGYGLLIGEHRGLRTIGHDGGLNGFVSSLVRYPDQQLTIVALHNAFPSVPEMTPTVVSRVVGELFLDGEMAPREVHEVDTNVTPETLARYVGRYDYGAAVLVVTLEDGQLFAQLTGQGKAEIFPKSETELFWKIVDASVEFQVDAEGRCTAAKHTQNGQTFTAKRLPDHATVQLPVETLDRYVGTYDYGAAKMIIRRDGERLLAKLGNQPEFPILPENETTFHWQVVEASIQFTVDDEGTVSGAMHTQGGRQFPVNKIPAAPVKEEEAP